In a single window of the Dryobates pubescens isolate bDryPub1 chromosome Z, bDryPub1.pri, whole genome shotgun sequence genome:
- the MYORG gene encoding myogenesis-regulating glycosidase, whose product MDITHRTRKHGNAQKGDATDTPLPENIRLVKQKPSKELRPMLGAILLGLLLFIAAVVAWCYYTVSLRKAERLKTELMDLRADGFVIRNQHGEVVFRLAFRSGSLNLESCSKEGEILSCTRSSRGPLNFFIQTVKPKDTVMCYRVRWEELADGPAVEHTMFWEDAHWYGGSEMSTQHWPIRLAGYQEPMPYVTSDVYSFRDSFGGILERYWLSSKAAAIKINDSVPFHLGFNATERALFFQARYKDSPYKPPPGQPPFPELSYRVCVGSDVTSIHKYMVRRYFNKPSKIPAENAFRYPIWSTWALYKNDIDQDKLLRFAEKIRKYRFNCSHIEIDDMYTQAYGDFDFDPVKFPNVTEMFAKLREDGFKVTLWTHPFINYNSSNFGVGIERQLFIKEPSGRLPAMVEWWNGIGAILDFTNPAARDWFQSHLRQLRHKYGISSFKFDAGETSYLPKQFSTFRPLSDPSIWSRRYTEMAIPFYELAEVRVGYQSQNISCFFRIIDRDSVWGYELGLKSLIPTVLTISMLGYPFILPDMIGGNFLPNKTDGAVEIPDRELYVRWLELSAFMPSMQFSIPPWLYDKEVVEIAQKFTELHESLVAPLLLELAGEVTDTGDPIIRPIWWISPRDEAAHRIDSQFLIGDTLMVAPVLEMGKQERDVYLPAGKWRSYKGELFEKTPVLLTDYPVDLDEVAYFLWVS is encoded by the coding sequence ATGGACATTACTCACCGCACAAGAAAACACGGAAATGCTCAAAAGGGAGATGCCACAGACACACCTTTGCCTGAAAATATCAGGCTGGTGAAGCAGAAGCCCTCCAAGGAGCTGAGGCCCATGCTTGGGGCAATCTTGCTGGGCCTCCTCCTGTTCATTGCAGCAGTGGTGGCCTGGTGCTACTACACGGTGTCCCTGCGGAAGGCTGAGCGTCTCAAAACAGAGCTGATGGACCTGAGGGCTGATGGCTTTGTCATCAGGAACCAGCATGGGGAGGTGGTCTTCCGGCTGGCCTTCCGCTCGGGCAGCCTCAACCTGGAGTCCTGCTCCAAGGAGGGTGAGATTTTGAGCTGCACGCGGTCCAGCAGGGGCCCACTCAACTTCTTCATCCAGACAGTGAAGCCCAAGGACACGGTGATGTGCTACCGTGTGCGCTGGGAGGAGCTGGCGGACGGCCCGGCGGTGGAGCACACCATGTTCTGGGAGGACGCCCACTGGTATGGGGGCTCGGAGATGAGCACCCAGCACTGGCCCATCCGCCTGGCCGGCTACCAGGAGCCCATGCCCTACGTCACCAGCGATGTCTACTCCTTCCGCGACAGCTTTGGTGGCATCCTTGAGCGCTACTGGCTCTCCTCCAAGGCGGCAGCCATCAAGATCAATGACTCTGTGCCCTTCCACCTGGGCTTCAACGCCACGGAGCGCGCCCTCTTCTTCCAGGCCCGCTACAAGGACTCGCCGTACAAGCCCCCGCCAGGGCAGCCGCCGTTCCCCGAGCTCAGCTACCGCGTCTGCGTGGGCTCTGACGTCACCTCCATCCACAAGTACATGGTGCGCAGGTACTTCAACAAGCCCTCCAAGATCCCTGCCGAGAACGCCTTCCGATACCCCATTTGGTCCACCTGGGCTCTCTACAAGAACGATATCGACCAGGATAAACTCCTGAGGTTTGCTGAAAAGATCAGAAAGTATCGCTTCAACTGCAGCCACATTGAAATCGACGACATGTACACGCAGGCCTACGGAGACTTTGACTTTGACCCCGTCAAGTTCCCCAACGTGACCGAGATGTTTGCAAAACTGAGGGAAGATGGATTTAAGGTCACCCTCTGGACTCACCCTTTCATAAACTACAACTCCTCCAATTTTGGGGTGGGAATCGAGCGGCAGCTCTTCATTAAGGAGCCGTCGGGACGGCTGCCGGCCATGGTGGAGTGGTGGAACGGCATCGGGGCCATCCTGGACTTCACCAACCCAGCAGCCCGCGACTGGTTCCAGAGCCACCTGCGCCAGCTCCGACACAAATACGGAATCTCGTCCTTCAAGTTTGATGCGGGCGAGACCAGCTACCTGCCCAAGCAGTTCAGCACCTTCCGCCCACTCTCGGACCCCAGCATCTGGTCACGGCGCTACACGGAGATGGCCATCCCCTTCTACGAGCTGGCCGAGGTGCGGGTGGGCTACCAGTCACAGAATATCTCCTGCTTCTTCCGCATCATCGACCGTGACTCTGTCTGGGGCTACGAGCTGGGCCTCAAGTCCCTCATCCCCACAGTACTCACCATCAGCATGCTGGGGTACCCATTCATACTGCCAGATATGATTGGAGGAAACTTCCTCCCCAACAAGACAGACGGAGCAGTGGAGATCCCTGACCGGGAGCTGTACGTGCGGTGGCTGGAGCTGTCGGCCTTCATGCCCTCCATGCAGTTCTCGATTCCGCCCTGGCTCTATgacaaagaggtggtggagattGCGCAGAAGTTCACGGAGCTCCACGAGTCACTGGTGGCcccgctgctgctggagctggctggagaggtCACCGACACCGGCGATCCCATCATCCGCCCCATCTGGTGGATATCACCCCGTGACGAGGCTGCTCACAGGATTGACTCCCAGTTCCTCATCGGGGACACCCTTATGGTGGCACCTGTCCTGGAGATGGGCAAGCAGGAGCGTGACGTCTACCTGCCAGCAGGCAAGTGGCGCAGCTACAAGGGGGAGTTGTTCGAGAAGACCCCGGTGCTGCTCACAGACTATCCTGTCGACCTGGACGAAGTTGCCTATTTCCTCTGGGTTTCCTAA